From the genome of Thermogutta terrifontis, one region includes:
- a CDS encoding glycosyltransferase has protein sequence MSEPCILEVLHSLDYGGAEVLAVRLAQRFSIKYPVAIALIDGRGPLEKHLDTQRIRTCVIGRKPGLDWGCVFRLRRMLMERMPAVIIAHQYTPFFYCSVARSLVKHFPIIYVEHGRFYPDHKKLRRFLFNRFLLRKNDVIVAVGHAVKRALVEKEGFPARRVSVIYNGVDSRRFDSCFAKRNDYRRLLGAMPDDVIVAHVARFDPLKDHLTAVKAMQDLRNSAIKLVLVGDGPTRTEVEATVRDMKLGDSVQVLGYREDIPEILMASDIFLLTSLNEGIPVTIIEAMMAGLPVVATEVGGVSEIVVNGETGLLVPPGNPDAIAKALRQLATDVDLRIRLGRAGRQRAEILFSEDRMFAEYDAIVSRFITPNAQ, from the coding sequence ATGTCTGAGCCCTGCATCCTCGAAGTACTGCATAGTCTCGACTACGGCGGGGCCGAGGTGCTGGCCGTAAGATTGGCGCAGCGATTTTCAATAAAGTATCCGGTTGCAATCGCTTTGATCGATGGCCGCGGCCCATTGGAGAAACATCTTGACACTCAACGCATTCGGACCTGCGTGATCGGTCGCAAACCAGGGTTGGATTGGGGATGTGTTTTTCGCCTAAGGCGAATGCTGATGGAACGAATGCCCGCGGTGATCATCGCTCATCAATATACGCCGTTTTTTTACTGTTCGGTTGCAAGAAGCTTAGTGAAACACTTCCCGATTATTTACGTCGAGCACGGGCGATTTTATCCCGACCACAAAAAATTACGGCGTTTTTTGTTTAATCGGTTTCTGCTTCGCAAAAATGATGTGATCGTTGCCGTAGGCCACGCCGTTAAGCGGGCGTTGGTTGAAAAGGAAGGATTTCCGGCACGACGTGTGTCGGTAATCTATAACGGGGTGGATTCGCGGCGGTTTGACAGTTGTTTTGCGAAAAGGAATGACTACCGCCGCTTGCTCGGTGCGATGCCTGATGATGTCATAGTGGCGCATGTGGCGAGGTTCGATCCACTGAAGGACCATCTTACTGCTGTGAAAGCGATGCAGGACCTGCGCAATAGCGCAATAAAATTGGTCCTCGTGGGCGACGGTCCGACGCGAACGGAGGTGGAAGCGACAGTGCGGGATATGAAGTTGGGGGACTCGGTTCAGGTACTTGGATATCGAGAGGATATTCCCGAGATTTTGATGGCAAGCGATATTTTTTTGCTAACTAGCCTCAACGAGGGAATTCCCGTTACTATTATCGAGGCCATGATGGCGGGGCTGCCGGTTGTAGCAACGGAGGTAGGCGGCGTTTCCGAAATTGTTGTGAATGGTGAAACGGGTTTGCTTGTCCCTCCGGGAAACCCGGACGCGATAGCAAAAGCCCTGCGGCAACTTGCGACCGATGTTGATCTGAGAATTAGGCTCGGGCGAGCTGGCCGGCAACGGGCGGAAATACTCTTTTCAGAAGACCGCATGTTTGCAGAGTATGATGCTATTGTGAGTAGGTTTATTACTCCAAACGCGCAGTAA
- a CDS encoding glycosyltransferase, which yields MTAARGARIGSFIVFADDWGRHPSSCQHIFRHLLDEFPVMWVNTIGMRPPRLDLFTLRRGLEKVGQWLKIFDARPSPAILPRPNICEKTPRVVNPVMWPRLRQGWERAFNRMLLKWQLAAEVRRYPRPRILVSTVPVAAILVSALQVDRWLYYCVDDFRNWPEMDKEGIGDLERSLVEVADVIVAANEQLKKHIEEYGKTAVVITHGINWEIWSSPACQATPEPVSDWLQRYERPWIVFWGSINWQVDANAVAAISERLKRGSILLVGPVNTHDPKLKESARVTMPGPIPQVMLPVLACYADVLIMPYRRGPGVDESEPLKLREYLATDRPVVVCDIPATRRWADALDIAATPEEFAACVDFRVKTGVDPRQLEARRRVRGESWAEKARQFVEVAFDSLG from the coding sequence ATGACGGCGGCCAGGGGAGCCAGAATTGGATCGTTTATCGTGTTTGCCGATGATTGGGGGCGACATCCCTCGAGCTGTCAGCATATTTTTCGGCACCTGCTCGACGAATTCCCCGTGATGTGGGTCAATACAATCGGCATGCGACCACCGCGCCTGGATTTATTTACTCTTCGGCGGGGACTGGAAAAAGTGGGGCAGTGGCTGAAAATCTTCGATGCGAGACCAAGTCCGGCGATTTTGCCTCGTCCAAATATTTGCGAGAAAACTCCCAGGGTTGTCAATCCGGTAATGTGGCCTCGGTTAAGGCAAGGCTGGGAGCGAGCGTTCAATCGCATGCTTTTGAAGTGGCAACTCGCTGCAGAGGTCCGCCGCTATCCGAGGCCGCGCATCTTGGTCTCTACGGTGCCAGTAGCAGCGATTCTGGTCTCGGCTTTGCAAGTCGATCGATGGCTCTATTACTGCGTGGATGACTTTCGCAACTGGCCCGAAATGGATAAGGAAGGAATTGGGGATTTAGAGCGAAGTCTTGTGGAAGTTGCTGACGTTATCGTTGCGGCTAATGAGCAGTTAAAAAAGCATATAGAGGAATATGGGAAAACTGCTGTAGTCATCACGCATGGCATCAATTGGGAGATTTGGTCTTCGCCGGCGTGCCAAGCAACTCCCGAACCCGTCTCCGATTGGCTTCAGCGGTATGAACGACCCTGGATCGTGTTTTGGGGTTCCATCAATTGGCAGGTCGATGCAAACGCTGTGGCAGCAATAAGTGAGCGGCTCAAGCGGGGGAGTATTCTTCTGGTGGGACCGGTTAACACACACGATCCGAAGCTGAAAGAAAGTGCACGGGTCACAATGCCTGGTCCCATCCCTCAGGTTATGCTTCCGGTCTTAGCTTGTTATGCAGACGTGCTCATTATGCCCTATCGCCGTGGACCTGGTGTCGATGAATCCGAGCCGTTAAAGCTGCGAGAATATTTAGCGACGGACCGACCCGTAGTCGTTTGTGACATACCCGCCACTCGTCGGTGGGCAGATGCACTCGATATTGCGGCCACGCCAGAAGAGTTCGCCGCGTGCGTGGATTTTCGGGTCAAAACGGGGGTCGATCCCAGGCAGTTGGAGGCACGGCGGCGCGTCCGCGGCGAGAGTTGGGCGGAGAAGGCGAGGCAGTTCGTCGAGGTTGCTTTCGACTCGCTGGGATAG
- a CDS encoding GTPase: MPANLTPQYLKAEEEYRRASTPEEELKWLQIMLQEIPKHKGTDKLQAELKRKISEVKKQIQTERSTGRRTRGFRIPRQGAGTVVILGGPNAGKSALLRALTRATPEVAPYPFTTKVPLPGMMPWEDVFVQLIDTPPITADFIDPCMHGLIRSADLALLMVDLGADEGIVQCQEVIDKLNKTKSRLSATSYLDEEDVGLSYTRAFLVPNKIDLEEAPARLELLHELLPLDFPEYVISAEKGIGLEPLREAIYKALDVVRVYAKPPSAKEPDLERPFTFRRGSTVADMAAEIHKDLAKNLKFARVWGSAVHPGTIVKGDYVLQDRDIVELHM, encoded by the coding sequence ATGCCAGCGAATCTGACACCGCAATATCTGAAGGCCGAGGAGGAATATCGGCGGGCTTCAACTCCAGAGGAGGAGTTGAAGTGGCTGCAGATAATGCTTCAGGAAATCCCGAAGCATAAAGGGACGGATAAGCTCCAGGCGGAGCTGAAGAGGAAAATCAGTGAGGTCAAGAAGCAGATCCAGACAGAGCGGAGCACAGGGCGACGCACCCGGGGATTTCGCATTCCGCGCCAGGGGGCAGGAACGGTCGTCATTTTGGGTGGACCCAATGCGGGGAAGAGTGCCCTCTTGCGTGCGCTGACTCGCGCCACACCGGAGGTGGCACCCTATCCATTCACGACGAAGGTGCCTTTACCCGGGATGATGCCGTGGGAGGACGTGTTCGTCCAACTGATTGATACTCCGCCGATTACTGCGGACTTTATCGACCCGTGCATGCACGGGCTTATTCGGAGTGCCGATCTAGCCCTGCTCATGGTCGATCTGGGGGCTGATGAAGGAATCGTGCAGTGCCAGGAGGTCATTGACAAGCTGAATAAAACGAAGAGTCGTTTGAGCGCCACGTCTTATCTGGACGAAGAAGACGTGGGACTATCTTATACGCGGGCATTTCTTGTGCCGAATAAAATAGACTTAGAAGAAGCACCTGCGCGCCTCGAGCTTCTTCATGAACTTCTGCCGCTGGATTTTCCAGAGTATGTGATTTCCGCGGAAAAAGGCATCGGTTTGGAGCCGCTTCGGGAAGCGATCTACAAGGCGCTGGACGTCGTCCGTGTGTATGCCAAGCCTCCCTCTGCGAAAGAGCCCGATCTGGAGCGGCCATTCACATTTCGCCGTGGCAGCACCGTTGCTGACATGGCAGCAGAAATTCACAAGGATCTGGCGAAAAACCTGAAATTCGCGCGGGTTTGGGGATCGGCAGTCCATCCCGGGACGATTGTCAAAGGTGATTACGTGCTGCAGGATCGCGATATTGTTGAGCTTCATATGTAG
- the polX gene encoding DNA polymerase/3'-5' exonuclease PolX — translation MTVTNAEIAAVFEQIADLLEFQGANPFRVRAYRTAARTISELTEPVAELAHAGPDALTELPGIGADLADKITTLVNTGSLPLLEELKAQVPESVLTLMRVPGLGPKRVAAIYNKLKIKTLEELREACLQHKIRDLEGFGAKTEENILKGIEAALLATQRILWCDADQIVQEILAHLEGTKGLRRLAPAGSYRRGKDTVGDLDFLAVADDPNPVMDRLAKYRAVKDVIARGDTKMSVVLQSGLHVDLRVVPEESFGAALQYFTGSKEHNVILRGMAKDLGLKINEYGVFRGDKRIAGREEEEVYGALGLPWFPPELREGRKEFEWAAAGSLPELITLEDIRGDLHMHSTWSDGLATIEEMAEAARKKGYQYIAITDHSQRVSVANGLNPERLLSQWNALDQLAGKWRNFRILKGVEVDILEDGRLDLPDEVLNQADWVVASVHFGQNQSREEITRRIIGALKHPAVCAIAHPTGRLLLERPAYQVDLDAVLRAARDYGKMMELNAHPRRLDLDDVACAAAKAYGVPIAISTDAHSINGLEAMRYGVLQARRGGLTKADVVNTLPWGELKRRLPRYRR, via the coding sequence GTGACTGTGACGAACGCGGAGATTGCGGCAGTTTTTGAGCAGATTGCGGACCTTTTAGAGTTCCAAGGGGCAAATCCGTTCCGAGTCCGAGCTTATCGCACGGCAGCCCGAACAATCAGCGAACTGACCGAGCCAGTAGCGGAGCTGGCTCACGCAGGCCCAGACGCACTCACCGAGTTGCCTGGTATCGGAGCCGATTTGGCCGACAAGATCACGACCCTCGTCAACACAGGGTCGTTGCCACTTTTGGAAGAGTTAAAAGCCCAGGTGCCCGAGAGTGTTTTGACTCTCATGCGGGTTCCGGGGTTGGGACCGAAGCGCGTTGCTGCAATTTATAACAAATTGAAGATTAAAACGCTTGAGGAGTTGCGCGAGGCTTGTCTTCAGCATAAAATCCGCGATTTGGAGGGCTTTGGGGCGAAAACTGAGGAGAACATTCTCAAGGGTATAGAGGCGGCGCTTCTCGCGACCCAGCGTATCCTGTGGTGTGACGCGGATCAGATCGTCCAGGAGATTCTTGCTCATCTGGAGGGAACCAAGGGGTTGCGCCGCCTGGCCCCGGCTGGAAGTTATCGCCGCGGTAAAGATACCGTCGGTGATCTCGATTTTCTGGCCGTTGCCGACGACCCCAATCCGGTTATGGATCGCCTGGCAAAGTACCGAGCGGTGAAGGATGTTATTGCTCGCGGCGATACAAAGATGTCGGTGGTGCTGCAATCGGGACTTCATGTGGACCTGCGGGTGGTTCCGGAAGAATCTTTCGGGGCGGCGCTGCAGTATTTTACAGGCTCAAAAGAGCACAACGTTATTTTGCGGGGCATGGCTAAAGACCTGGGACTCAAGATCAACGAGTATGGCGTCTTTCGGGGGGATAAACGTATCGCTGGACGCGAAGAGGAAGAGGTCTACGGGGCATTGGGACTGCCGTGGTTTCCGCCGGAGTTGCGAGAAGGCCGAAAGGAGTTCGAATGGGCAGCCGCCGGATCCCTGCCAGAGCTTATTACACTGGAGGACATCCGAGGCGATTTGCATATGCATAGTACGTGGTCGGACGGTCTGGCGACGATCGAGGAGATGGCTGAAGCGGCCAGGAAAAAGGGGTACCAGTACATCGCAATCACCGACCACTCTCAGCGCGTCAGTGTTGCCAACGGACTGAATCCGGAGCGGCTCCTTTCCCAGTGGAATGCGCTCGATCAGTTGGCAGGTAAATGGCGAAACTTTCGGATTTTAAAAGGGGTTGAAGTGGACATTCTGGAGGATGGACGTTTGGACCTCCCCGACGAAGTGCTCAATCAAGCGGATTGGGTAGTGGCCAGCGTGCATTTTGGCCAGAATCAATCCCGGGAGGAAATTACCCGACGGATAATCGGGGCTCTCAAACATCCTGCCGTGTGTGCTATTGCTCATCCAACCGGTCGGTTACTTCTCGAACGGCCGGCTTACCAGGTGGATCTCGACGCAGTGTTGCGCGCAGCCCGGGATTACGGGAAGATGATGGAGCTTAATGCGCACCCGCGACGCCTGGACCTCGACGACGTAGCCTGTGCGGCCGCCAAAGCGTACGGTGTCCCTATTGCAATTTCGACAGATGCGCATAGCATAAATGGACTCGAGGCTATGCGCTACGGGGTCCTTCAGGCCCGCCGGGGCGGACTGACGAAGGCAGACGTTGTCAATACCCTGCCCTGGGGAGAATTGAAAAGGCGGCTGCCTCGATACCGTAGATAA
- the sucC gene encoding ADP-forming succinate--CoA ligase subunit beta: MKIHEYQAKALFREFGVPVPAGKVAETPEEAGHLFDELAVPRAVVKAQIHAGGRGKGTFREFPDQHGVQLVMSSEETREVAGRMLGHTLVTAQTGPEGRVVRRVLVEEATDVTRELYVGMVVDRQRASPVILASTAGGMDIETVAATQPEAIFYEPVDIGLGVRAYQSRKLSQKLGLGQGDFARQLDLVLRGISRIFVEKDCSLVEINPLGVTADGRLLAMDAKINFDDNAAFRHPEWKELRDVDEEDPIELRASEAGLSYVKLDGDIGCLVNGAGLAMSTMDLIMLHGGRPANFLDVGGGADLNQVIEAFRILLADSKVRAVLVNIFGGIMRCSTIAQALVEAHRTVGITVPVVVRLEGNEVEQGRKILAESGLAIIPANDLTDAAQKVVAAAAGR, translated from the coding sequence ATGAAAATCCACGAGTATCAAGCCAAGGCGTTGTTCCGAGAGTTTGGGGTTCCCGTGCCCGCTGGCAAGGTGGCGGAAACTCCCGAGGAAGCGGGCCACCTCTTTGACGAGCTGGCGGTGCCACGGGCGGTTGTCAAGGCCCAGATTCATGCCGGAGGAAGGGGAAAGGGAACCTTTCGTGAGTTTCCCGACCAGCACGGGGTACAGCTGGTAATGTCTTCGGAAGAGACGCGGGAGGTTGCGGGCCGGATGCTCGGGCACACATTGGTGACGGCGCAAACCGGGCCAGAAGGACGGGTAGTTCGCCGCGTCCTAGTCGAGGAAGCGACTGATGTCACACGCGAACTGTACGTGGGAATGGTGGTGGACCGACAGCGAGCAAGCCCTGTCATATTGGCCTCGACGGCAGGTGGAATGGATATCGAGACTGTTGCGGCGACCCAACCGGAAGCCATTTTCTATGAACCCGTGGACATTGGTTTGGGCGTCCGCGCCTATCAGAGCCGCAAGTTGAGCCAGAAGCTAGGACTGGGTCAGGGCGATTTTGCTCGGCAGTTGGATTTGGTGCTCCGGGGAATATCGAGGATTTTTGTGGAAAAAGACTGTAGTTTGGTGGAAATCAATCCTTTGGGAGTCACTGCGGACGGGCGTCTTTTGGCAATGGACGCCAAGATCAACTTTGACGATAACGCTGCATTCCGACATCCGGAATGGAAAGAGTTGCGAGATGTCGATGAGGAAGATCCGATTGAGCTTCGGGCAAGCGAAGCGGGACTGAGCTATGTCAAACTGGATGGGGATATTGGGTGCCTCGTGAATGGAGCGGGTTTGGCGATGAGCACGATGGACCTGATCATGCTCCACGGAGGGCGTCCGGCCAACTTTCTGGATGTCGGTGGAGGTGCGGACCTCAACCAGGTGATCGAGGCGTTTCGGATTCTCCTAGCTGATTCTAAAGTCAGGGCGGTGCTGGTGAATATTTTTGGCGGGATCATGCGCTGCAGCACCATTGCTCAGGCCCTCGTGGAGGCGCACCGTACGGTAGGGATTACCGTTCCCGTGGTCGTTCGCCTGGAAGGGAATGAAGTGGAACAAGGGCGTAAGATTTTGGCAGAGAGCGGTTTGGCGATTATCCCGGCCAACGATCTGACGGATGCTGCACAGAAGGTGGTTGCCGCAGCAGCAGGCCGTTGA
- the sucD gene encoding succinate--CoA ligase subunit alpha produces the protein MSILVNKGTRVICQGITGKAGRFHTQQCLAYGTQVVGGVTPGKGGTTVDGVPVFDTVEEAVRSTGADATMIFVPPPFAADAILEAVDAGIKLIVAITEGIPTLDMVRVMPVVRRAGARLIGPNCPGVITPGECKIGIMPGYIHRPGRIGVVSRSGTLTYEAVWQLTQRGLGQSTCIGLGGDPVVGTSFIDVLELFAADSQTEGVFLIGEIGGNAEELAAEYIAKHFPKPVAAFIAGRTAPPGKRMGHAGAVISGGKGTADDKIRALKAAGIEVAESPADMGEAMERALKKWRR, from the coding sequence ATGAGCATCTTGGTTAACAAAGGCACACGGGTCATTTGTCAGGGAATCACAGGCAAGGCTGGAAGATTTCACACCCAGCAGTGCCTGGCTTATGGCACCCAGGTCGTTGGCGGGGTCACGCCAGGGAAGGGAGGAACCACCGTCGACGGGGTGCCCGTATTCGACACTGTGGAAGAGGCGGTGCGCTCCACGGGTGCTGACGCGACGATGATATTTGTGCCACCACCCTTTGCGGCCGATGCCATCCTGGAAGCCGTGGATGCAGGAATTAAGCTGATCGTCGCGATTACGGAGGGTATTCCCACTTTGGACATGGTCCGCGTCATGCCGGTTGTCCGCCGAGCCGGGGCCCGACTTATTGGACCCAATTGCCCCGGAGTGATTACCCCCGGCGAATGTAAAATTGGGATCATGCCGGGTTACATCCACAGGCCGGGACGCATTGGGGTGGTCAGCCGATCAGGAACATTAACGTACGAGGCTGTGTGGCAGTTAACGCAGAGGGGACTCGGCCAATCGACCTGCATAGGCCTGGGAGGAGATCCCGTCGTGGGAACGAGCTTTATTGATGTGCTGGAACTGTTTGCCGCCGATTCCCAAACCGAAGGTGTTTTCCTGATTGGGGAAATTGGCGGAAATGCAGAGGAACTCGCCGCAGAATATATCGCCAAGCACTTCCCCAAGCCGGTAGCAGCGTTCATTGCGGGAAGAACGGCCCCGCCGGGCAAACGGATGGGCCATGCAGGGGCCGTCATCTCGGGTGGAAAGGGGACCGCAGATGATAAAATCAGGGCCTTGAAAGCGGCCGGCATCGAAGTCGCCGAAAGCCCGGCGGACATGGGCGAGGCAATGGAACGGGCATTGAAAAAGTGGCGGCGATGA